From Lucilia cuprina isolate Lc7/37 chromosome 4, ASM2204524v1, whole genome shotgun sequence:
atttttataaaatataagtgTGTCTTCATTTATAATTGGTGACCCCGTAAGAAAAGTTAATATAATTGCAACAATCAACATGCCTGTTTTTGCCTACTTGCCATCAAGAAGCGCATCGCAAGAGATGCCACAATCGAATCCTACACCACCTCCGGCAGTGTCTCCAGAAATTTCTTCTGCAAAAACTCCGAAACTTCCTGCATTTTGGAAGGATGAACCAGAGGTTTGGTTCCTTCAAGTTGAAGCAAGTTTCTGTATTTGTGGAATAACTCAAGACACTACCAAATTTgaatatttggtaatgaatttgGAGGAATCTGTATTATTTTTGGTTAAAGATATAATTATTTCTCCACCTACATCTGGTAAATATGAAACTCTAAAAGAGCTCATAATCAAATCATTCGCTGAATGTGCAGAGCATCAACTAAAACGATTACTAAGTGGTATGGATATGGGTGACCAAAAACCATCCCATTACCTTCAACGTATAAAATCTCTTCCCAACGGTAAAGTTAGCAGTGATATTTTGAAAACACTGGAATGTTTGTCGGACAAAGTTAAGAGTATTTTAGCTGTTTGTGAAACAAATGACGTTGATAAATTAGCTTTCCAAGCCGACAAAATTGTTAAAGCAACATCCATGTTTGTTTCTGAAGTATCTACGCCTCAAAATGCAGATATTTCGAGTAAATTGGACAACTTTATTTCTCGGATTGATGCTCGCTCACGTTCAAGTCAACGCACAAATTCTTCATCTTTTAGAGCTCGATCTCGTTCAAGAGGGAGTTTAACAAATAGAAAGGAGTCAGGTTTATGTTGGTACCATTGGCGTTTTGCTGAATAAGCACGAAAATGTATTCAAACGTGCAAAtttgaaacacaaaaaaactaaacaactcTCATACAAGTTCTTCGACCGCTTGTATGGATGAATTATATAATGGTCGTTTATTTATAACAGAAAAATACtcaa
This genomic window contains:
- the LOC124419214 gene encoding uncharacterized protein LOC124419214, yielding MPVFAYLPSRSASQEMPQSNPTPPPAVSPEISSAKTPKLPAFWKDEPEVWFLQVEASFCICGITQDTTKFEYLVMNLEESVLFLVKDIIISPPTSGKYETLKELIIKSFAECAEHQLKRLLSGMDMGDQKPSHYLQRIKSLPNGKVSSDILKTLECLSDKVKSILAVCETNDVDKLAFQADKIVKATSMFVSEVSTPQNADISSKLDNFISRIDARSRSSQRTNSSSFRARSRSRGSLTNRKESGLCWYHWRFAE